A region of Nitrospirota bacterium DNA encodes the following proteins:
- a CDS encoding cytochrome C gives MGRSVIVLFAMLLSLPSLSSGSYQDEFAKGFLTKTWSGEQPEENFCIECHSSDKMKPEFLTIAEEWKASWHAQNNIACHNCHGGDPKDASMSMSPHRGFVGKPKPSEVPDFCGKCHIGILKNYYDSDHGKEFRASGKGPNCVTCHGSHNIQKANIDIISEHRCAKCHSYERAKTMKQALFLTEKKFDELEGGLRKLRKEGVYIDDDQKNLFNIQAEFRTLFHSVDVNLVRDRTNEFSSKLAVVENKINSTFGELRFRKNFSAFILLIFAAMATVLYLITKTPRD, from the coding sequence ATGGGGCGGAGCGTTATTGTTCTGTTCGCAATGTTGCTCTCTCTGCCTTCGCTCTCATCAGGGAGCTACCAGGACGAGTTTGCCAAGGGATTCCTTACCAAGACATGGTCGGGCGAGCAGCCTGAGGAGAATTTCTGCATTGAGTGCCATTCTTCCGATAAGATGAAGCCCGAGTTCCTGACCATTGCCGAGGAATGGAAGGCGAGCTGGCATGCCCAGAACAATATAGCCTGTCATAACTGCCATGGCGGTGATCCGAAAGATGCATCGATGTCCATGTCGCCCCACAGGGGTTTTGTGGGAAAGCCGAAACCGTCCGAGGTGCCTGACTTCTGCGGCAAATGTCATATCGGCATTCTGAAGAATTATTATGACAGTGATCATGGCAAGGAATTCAGAGCGTCCGGCAAGGGGCCTAACTGTGTTACGTGTCATGGGTCCCATAATATCCAGAAGGCGAATATCGACATTATCAGCGAACATCGGTGTGCTAAATGCCATTCCTATGAAAGGGCAAAGACCATGAAGCAGGCCCTCTTCCTTACTGAAAAGAAGTTCGATGAGCTTGAAGGTGGTCTTCGGAAGCTCAGAAAAGAAGGTGTATATATTGACGATGACCAGAAGAATCTCTTTAATATTCAGGCCGAATTCCGCACCCTGTTTCATTCAGTTGATGTAAATCTGGTCAGGGACAGGACAAACGAATTTTCATCCAAACTGGCTGTTGTGGAAAACAAGATAAACAGCACCTTCGGTGAACTGCGTTTCAGGAAGAATTTCTCAGCCTTTATTCTTCTGATTTTTGCCGCTATGGCCACAGTTCTTTACCTGATCACGAAGACCCCAAGGGATTAG
- a CDS encoding cytochrome bc complex cytochrome b subunit, with product MAKNKIRDWLEVRIGLDELLKSQLTEYRVPKQINVFNALGSVALAGYLIQVISGIFLMIYYIPHSEHAFRSVQEIMTRVPYGWLFRQIHVVGSNLMITAVTLHMVTIFLMGNYKRPRELTWIGGGIMMVITFLFGLSGYLLPWTQLSYWATTVVTSLPTAFPFFGDFATRLLRGGDYVSGITLTRFFAVHVSVLPPLFMILMGVHIALIRRIGLSSTPFGKTDEEKRPLTEFRKKTHPEGHAYYPYLFQKQVLMVICYFLIMFSIITFAPTFFFPEEASVPADAFKTPENIRPEWYFLAPYQMLKLIPNKFLGISLQIILLFVFIFWPFLDVQKEKNIFKRPVLRGVFIFLMISWVILMWWGRR from the coding sequence ATGGCAAAAAATAAGATAAGGGACTGGCTCGAAGTAAGGATAGGTCTGGATGAACTGCTAAAAAGCCAGCTGACTGAATACCGAGTGCCGAAGCAGATAAATGTCTTCAATGCCCTTGGGTCTGTTGCGTTGGCAGGATATCTTATTCAGGTTATCAGCGGCATTTTCCTGATGATCTATTATATCCCCCACTCTGAACATGCATTCAGGAGCGTCCAGGAGATCATGACCAGGGTTCCCTATGGTTGGCTTTTCCGGCAGATACATGTGGTCGGCAGCAACCTTATGATAACGGCAGTGACCCTTCATATGGTCACAATATTCCTTATGGGCAACTATAAGAGGCCGAGGGAACTTACCTGGATCGGCGGCGGGATCATGATGGTTATAACGTTCCTTTTTGGCCTTAGCGGCTATCTGTTGCCATGGACCCAGCTGAGTTACTGGGCAACTACCGTGGTGACATCACTGCCAACGGCATTTCCATTTTTCGGAGATTTTGCTACGAGGCTCCTGCGCGGCGGAGATTATGTGAGCGGCATAACGCTGACCAGATTTTTTGCAGTGCATGTGTCTGTTCTTCCTCCTCTCTTTATGATATTGATGGGGGTGCACATAGCGCTTATAAGGCGGATAGGACTTTCCTCTACGCCTTTTGGCAAGACTGATGAGGAGAAACGCCCTCTGACCGAATTCAGAAAGAAGACCCATCCGGAAGGGCACGCTTATTACCCTTACCTTTTCCAAAAGCAGGTACTGATGGTTATCTGTTATTTCCTCATAATGTTTTCGATCATTACTTTTGCACCTACCTTCTTTTTTCCTGAAGAGGCTTCAGTGCCGGCAGATGCCTTCAAAACGCCTGAAAACATACGGCCGGAGTGGTACTTTCTTGCTCCTTACCAGATGCTGAAACTGATACCGAACAAGTTCCTTGGGATATCGCTGCAGATCATATTGTTATTCGTTTTTATCTTCTGGCCATTTCTTGACGTTCAGAAGGAGAAGAATATTTTCAAGAGGCCCGTGCTTCGCGGTGTCTTCATCTTCCTGATGATATCCTGGGTTATTCTCATGTGGTGGGGGAGGCGGTGA
- a CDS encoding ubiquinol-cytochrome c reductase iron-sulfur subunit, translating to MKRRSFLKALFAVLGTASVSSFAYPLIRYLAPPGSSDMDKKVVLVKADIPVGGSKIILFNDKPVIVINRPGRGFIALSKVCTHLGCLVEYEKDKNRLICPCHAGTYDLEGNVLSGPPPRPLPKVTLKVEGEQLIIG from the coding sequence ATGAAGCGGCGCAGTTTTCTAAAGGCTCTATTTGCAGTTCTTGGCACGGCATCAGTTTCATCGTTTGCCTATCCTCTCATTCGATACTTGGCACCTCCAGGCAGTTCTGACATGGATAAAAAGGTAGTCCTGGTAAAGGCGGATATTCCTGTCGGAGGGTCAAAGATCATTCTTTTTAATGACAAACCGGTGATCGTGATCAACCGTCCCGGCAGGGGTTTTATAGCCTTGTCCAAGGTCTGTACCCATTTGGGATGCCTTGTAGAATACGAGAAAGATAAAAACAGACTGATCTGCCCCTGTCATGCAGGCACCTATGACCTTGAAGGGAATGTGCTGTCAGGACCCCCTCCCAGGCCTTTGCCTAAAGTGACCCTCAAGGTCGAGGGCGAGCAGTTGATCATAGGGTGA
- a CDS encoding molecular chaperone TorD family protein, translated as MIFETNNIRRAESYRILAQLFLNPPDVEALESVRQDFSLDLKESIEQITEDFDLLFSLSQGIVQPVESLFSENSNIDYINVNEFYISAGLVIDDSYEMVSDHLSVELLFMSYLIDNSKTVLEKNFLEQHLMNWVPYYCDQIIKVAKTAFYREIAEIVKDYLTAEHEEYQNEDYGPAF; from the coding sequence ATGATCTTCGAAACCAATAATATCAGGAGAGCAGAGTCTTACAGGATCCTGGCGCAGCTCTTTCTCAATCCTCCGGATGTAGAGGCGCTCGAATCTGTCAGACAGGATTTCAGCCTCGATTTGAAGGAATCGATCGAGCAGATAACAGAGGATTTTGACCTTCTTTTCTCCTTATCACAGGGCATAGTACAGCCGGTTGAGTCGCTCTTCTCAGAGAACAGTAACATCGACTATATAAACGTAAATGAATTCTACATCAGCGCAGGACTTGTCATTGATGATTCATATGAAATGGTTTCGGACCATCTTTCTGTGGAACTTCTTTTCATGAGTTACCTCATCGACAACAGCAAGACCGTACTAGAAAAGAATTTTCTTGAACAACACCTGATGAATTGGGTACCGTATTACTGTGACCAGATCATTAAAGTTGCAAAGACAGCTTTTTATCGCGAAATAGCAGAGATCGTGAAGGATTATTTAACAGCAGAGCATGAAGAGTATCAGAATGAGGACTATGGCCCCGCTTTTTGA
- a CDS encoding AtpZ/AtpI family protein — protein MAPLFDKTIIKHFARAGTIGFHMVISTFVGYLIGSQLDKWLLTSPWFTIIFLILGIAAGFRELARIAKKISDDHD, from the coding sequence ATGGCCCCGCTTTTTGACAAGACTATCATAAAGCATTTCGCCCGGGCGGGCACCATAGGCTTTCATATGGTGATCTCTACTTTTGTGGGGTATCTTATCGGTTCGCAGTTAGACAAGTGGCTCCTTACCTCGCCCTGGTTCACGATCATTTTTCTCATCCTCGGTATCGCAGCCGGGTTCAGGGAACTTGCGCGCATCGCAAAAAAGATTTCAGATGACCATGATTAA
- a CDS encoding DUF1232 domain-containing protein, producing MLEQLKQTATVFKTELKAYQFAISHAGTPKTAKVLLAAAIGYTLLPFDIIPDFIPVIGHLDDALIVPLLVIAALGMIPPEVMQECRIKAKEET from the coding sequence ATGCTGGAACAGCTGAAACAGACCGCAACAGTATTTAAAACCGAACTGAAAGCGTATCAGTTTGCCATAAGCCATGCCGGCACGCCTAAAACCGCCAAGGTCCTCCTTGCCGCGGCAATCGGATACACCTTGCTGCCGTTTGACATCATCCCAGACTTCATCCCTGTCATCGGGCATCTTGATGATGCGCTCATCGTGCCTCTCCTGGTCATCGCAGCCCTCGGCATGATCCCTCCGGAGGTTATGCAGGAGTGCAGGATAAAGGCCAAAGAAGAAACATAA
- a CDS encoding cytochrome-c peroxidase produces MLSTLALTSISSAGHLEPFKSVPIPKNNPQTAEKIELGKKLFFDRRLSGDGTTSCATCHVPEQGFADGQDISQSYPTTRNWRNAQTLYNVGMYKSLFHDGRVKMLEDQALFPMMSAFEMNQNLDFVEEEIRVVPEYVEAFNKVFSGEPTRGRIAMAIAAFERTIVSLNAPYDTFLKGEDKALSEEAKKGFEIFRGKGRCIECHYGPNLSDDKFYALNVPENPVLLNDPRVTATMRFVAKVYHYPNYRGLKEDPGRYLITKKKEDWKAFRTPTVREVSRTGPYMHNGVFASLDEVIEFFNAGGGKGNKYLKPLGLSEEEKKMLKAFLVDALSGEELKITYPDVP; encoded by the coding sequence TTGCTCTCAACCTTAGCCTTAACCTCTATCTCCTCTGCCGGTCATCTTGAACCCTTCAAGTCAGTGCCCATTCCGAAGAACAACCCCCAGACCGCAGAGAAGATAGAACTCGGCAAGAAGCTTTTCTTCGACAGGAGGCTTTCCGGTGACGGCACCACAAGCTGTGCCACCTGCCATGTGCCTGAACAGGGATTTGCTGATGGACAGGATATCTCTCAAAGTTATCCCACGACCAGAAATTGGCGCAATGCCCAAACCCTCTACAATGTCGGTATGTACAAGAGCCTGTTTCATGACGGAAGGGTAAAGATGCTCGAAGATCAAGCCCTGTTTCCCATGATGTCAGCATTTGAGATGAACCAAAACCTCGATTTTGTGGAGGAGGAGATACGCGTTGTTCCTGAATATGTCGAAGCGTTTAATAAGGTCTTTAGCGGCGAGCCGACGCGCGGGCGCATTGCCATGGCAATCGCAGCCTTTGAGAGGACAATTGTTTCGCTGAATGCACCATACGATACATTTCTTAAGGGGGAAGACAAGGCACTCTCTGAAGAAGCCAAAAAGGGATTTGAGATATTCAGGGGCAAAGGAAGATGTATAGAGTGCCATTATGGTCCAAATTTGTCAGACGATAAATTTTATGCCCTGAATGTCCCTGAAAATCCTGTTCTGTTAAATGATCCCCGCGTAACAGCTACCATGAGATTTGTGGCCAAGGTATACCATTATCCAAATTATCGCGGTCTGAAGGAAGATCCGGGCCGTTATCTGATCACCAAGAAGAAGGAGGACTGGAAGGCGTTCAGGACTCCCACGGTCCGTGAGGTGTCGCGAACGGGACCTTACATGCATAACGGCGTCTTTGCATCACTCGATGAGGTGATCGAGTTCTTTAATGCAGGCGGTGGAAAGGGAAATAAATATCTCAAGCCTCTCGGTCTGAGTGAAGAAGAGAAGAAAATGCTTAAGGCATTTCTTGTTGATGCCTTGAGCGGCGAAGAGCTGAAGATAACCTATCCTGACGTTCCGTAA
- a CDS encoding thioredoxin domain-containing protein, which yields MAAGPVVRKIIDAYKGKVRLVIKNYPYKYRDYAHIAAEASLAAGDQGKYWEMHDLLLKNSPKLDRESLVRYARELGLDMKLFTASIDSKKHSAEIEKDKQLAFDMDLYSTPTYFINGRKIVGNRPYEYLKQIIEEELKNAKR from the coding sequence GTGGCGGCCGGTCCGGTCGTCAGGAAGATCATCGATGCATACAAGGGCAAGGTCAGGCTTGTCATCAAGAACTATCCGTACAAATATCGCGACTATGCCCATATAGCTGCAGAGGCTTCCCTTGCTGCCGGAGACCAGGGGAAATACTGGGAGATGCATGACCTGCTGCTTAAGAACTCGCCCAAACTTGATCGTGAAAGTCTTGTCAGATACGCCAGGGAACTCGGCCTTGATATGAAGCTGTTTACTGCATCTATCGACAGCAAGAAACACTCGGCAGAGATCGAGAAAGACAAGCAGCTTGCCTTTGACATGGACCTGTACAGCACGCCGACATATTTTATCAACGGCAGGAAGATCGTCGGCAACAGGCCGTATGAGTATCTGAAGCAGATCATTGAGGAGGAACTGAAGAATGCGAAGCGATAG